Below is a genomic region from bacterium.
AATGAATGTCTTGCAAGCTTGCTGCGGTATGGGCTCTTTCATAAAGACTTCACCAATCAGCGCACCATGAAAACCTGCTGCTTTGAGCTTCAAAAAATCAGCTGGAGTCTTAATCCCACTTTCACTGATGCGAATCGAGTCCTGTGGCAATAAACTAATCAACTCAAAAGAAGTTTCAAGTTTAGTCTGGTTAGTTCTTAAGTCGCGATTATTAATCCCAATTACCGAAACATTGTCGGTTAAATGCGATTCAATTTCGCAAGCGTCATGCACTTCGAGTATAACTTCTAGGTTTAAAGCACGTGCAAATTTAGCTAATCTCTGCGTATCCGCAGCAGACAAGACAGTGGCAATTAATAAAATTGCATCTGCCCCTAAGGATCTCGCTTCAACAATTTGGTATTCATCAATGATGAAATCTTTGCGTAGAATTGGACAGAAGTTATACTTACGCGCGGTAGTTAAATCTTCATCTTTGCCATTAAAAAAGGGCGTGTCAGTTAAAACAGAAAGCGCAGAAGCACCAGCCTGCATGTAGCCAATCGCTAATTCTTCAACATTAATATACGGATTAATTACCCCAGCTGATGGTGAGCTACGTTTAATCTCAGCAATCACTCCAACCTTATCTGGACGCTGCAAGTAGCTCGAAAGCGAAACTGTGGGAGAGGAAAAATATATGGATTTTTCAAGCAAGGCAATTGGATACAAAGCCCGACGTTGCGCAAGGTACGTTTTCTTTGAGTCAATAATCTGATCTAAAATATTCATCCAATTAATTTCTCCAAAATATTTTGCGCCTTGCCACTCAGCAAGGCTTCGCGTGCCCGCAAAATCCCTGTAGGTAAATCCACTTTTT
It encodes:
- the trpC gene encoding indole-3-glycerol phosphate synthase TrpC produces the protein MNILDQIIDSKKTYLAQRRALYPIALLEKSIYFSSPTVSLSSYLQRPDKVGVIAEIKRSSPSAGVINPYINVEELAIGYMQAGASALSVLTDTPFFNGKDEDLTTARKYNFCPILRKDFIIDEYQIVEARSLGADAILLIATVLSAADTQRLAKFARALNLEVILEVHDACEIESHLTDNVSVIGINNRDLRTNQTKLETSFELISLLPQDSIRISESGIKTPADFLKLKAAGFHGALIGEVFMKEPIPQQACKTFIAAVLEAGKNEN